Proteins found in one Paenibacillus borealis genomic segment:
- the pgmB gene encoding beta-phosphoglucomutase gives MLEQMKGAIFDLDGVIVDTAKYHYLAWRSLADELGFQFTEEHNERLKGVSRMRSLDILLEIGGLEFGEPEKLAMAEKKNRLYVEYISALDESELLPGVKAYLSGLRARGVGIALGSASKNAVFILDKLNIAGLFDAVVDGNKVSRAKPDPEVFQTACRELGLQPQDCVVFEDAEAGVAAGKAAGMQVVGIGKREVLKEADLVVSGLHEL, from the coding sequence ATGCTGGAGCAAATGAAAGGTGCAATTTTTGATCTGGACGGTGTGATTGTAGATACAGCTAAATATCATTATCTTGCGTGGCGCTCGCTGGCTGATGAGCTTGGATTCCAGTTCACGGAAGAGCATAATGAGCGGCTCAAGGGTGTCAGCCGGATGAGATCATTGGATATTCTGCTGGAGATCGGGGGCCTGGAGTTCGGCGAACCGGAGAAGCTTGCGATGGCTGAGAAGAAAAACCGCCTGTACGTCGAGTATATCTCCGCGCTGGATGAATCTGAGCTGCTGCCTGGTGTCAAGGCCTACCTGAGCGGTCTTAGAGCGCGTGGCGTCGGGATTGCCCTCGGTTCAGCCAGTAAGAATGCCGTATTCATACTGGATAAGCTTAATATTGCAGGACTGTTCGATGCCGTTGTTGACGGCAATAAGGTATCCCGGGCAAAGCCGGACCCGGAAGTGTTTCAGACTGCATGCCGGGAACTGGGCCTGCAGCCGCAGGACTGCGTGGTATTCGAGGATGCCGAGGCTGGTGTGGCCGCCGGGAAAGCTGCGGGAATGCAGGTCGTCGGCATCGGGAAACGGGAAGTGCTGAAGGAGGCAGATCTGGTAGTATCCGGATTGCATGAACTGTAA
- a CDS encoding glycosyl hydrolase family 65 protein: protein MNWTVSERSFEPGKITTNGNKYMTGNGYMGFRGILEEFGKEQLTAVTLAGVYDRSGDKWREPVNAPNGLYTVISCDGEVLSVLETEPLAHVQSLDLRSALHRRETVFNIRDGGRLTLTAERFVSMDQLHVMAGKWTVHSTVNCRIEIKTGIDGEVWDINGPHLFEQRNQLQEEVLLTTAVTGELQLPVAVAELAEFAFPEQVVDEAAALRAVSFDIKAGETYEWCKYVAVFSGLNGEGDPAVQAVQTVRTAAEMGYAELLQAHRRKWEERWSRSDVVIEGDDEAQFALRYSIYQLLIIAPTFSEKVSIPARGLSGQVYKGAVFWDTEMFMLPFFLHSDPGIARNLMMYRIHTLDGARRKATEYGYLGAFYAWESQDSGDDACTLFNVNDVFTGRPMRTYFRDKQVHISADVVHGIWQYIQFTGDDSMLADGGAEVIWECARFFYSYAYYNPVKERYEILDVTGPDEYHERVNNNAFTNALVQETLEIALRTASLLKDKYPAVYAKLAEQFADGPFLAEFTAMLEQFYVPQPDPDTLVIEQFDRYLKLEEVALADLKSRVINKNEYWGGGNGLATTTRILKQADVVLMLNLFKGKFSKEVKQANWEFYEPRTEHGSSLSPCIYALVAADIGSPDWGYPYFMRTATVDLTGESKQYVGDLYIGGTHPAANGGAWMAAVLGFAGLQFDGLTAVLNPALPKAWRSVELPVVLRGGSFRLQISREEITVTAAPDNSIAVAFTGFGGEPELCHPGMQLRLWTQGKAQGAAEENADSGVTTIRQQ, encoded by the coding sequence ATGAACTGGACCGTAAGTGAACGCAGCTTCGAACCTGGCAAGATAACGACGAACGGTAACAAATATATGACCGGGAACGGATATATGGGCTTCCGGGGAATCCTCGAGGAGTTCGGCAAGGAGCAGCTCACGGCTGTTACACTGGCCGGGGTATATGATAGATCAGGGGACAAATGGCGCGAGCCGGTGAATGCCCCGAATGGCCTGTACACTGTGATCAGCTGTGACGGGGAAGTGCTTAGCGTGCTGGAGACGGAACCGCTGGCGCATGTTCAGAGTCTGGATCTCCGCTCGGCACTCCACCGGCGGGAGACGGTGTTCAATATCCGTGACGGCGGCCGGCTGACCCTGACTGCCGAACGGTTCGTAAGCATGGATCAGCTGCATGTAATGGCCGGCAAATGGACAGTGCATAGTACTGTGAATTGCCGGATAGAGATAAAGACAGGTATCGACGGGGAGGTCTGGGATATCAATGGCCCCCATCTGTTTGAACAACGGAATCAGCTACAGGAAGAGGTACTCCTGACAACGGCTGTTACCGGAGAATTGCAGCTGCCGGTAGCGGTTGCTGAGCTGGCGGAATTCGCGTTTCCAGAGCAGGTTGTCGATGAGGCGGCGGCGCTCCGGGCGGTTTCTTTTGACATCAAGGCCGGAGAGACTTATGAATGGTGCAAATATGTGGCTGTGTTCTCGGGACTTAATGGGGAGGGTGACCCTGCTGTACAGGCGGTGCAGACGGTCAGGACTGCGGCAGAAATGGGTTATGCGGAGCTACTGCAAGCCCACCGCCGGAAGTGGGAAGAACGGTGGTCACGCAGCGATGTAGTTATTGAAGGTGATGATGAAGCACAGTTTGCTCTCCGGTACAGCATTTATCAGCTGCTTATTATTGCGCCGACCTTTTCGGAGAAGGTATCTATTCCTGCACGCGGTCTGTCCGGCCAAGTCTATAAAGGTGCCGTGTTCTGGGATACGGAAATGTTCATGCTGCCGTTCTTCCTGCACAGTGATCCCGGCATTGCCCGCAATCTGATGATGTACCGCATCCATACGCTGGACGGTGCCCGCCGGAAGGCAACTGAGTACGGGTATCTGGGGGCTTTTTATGCCTGGGAGAGCCAGGATTCGGGGGATGATGCCTGCACGCTGTTCAATGTAAATGATGTGTTCACCGGACGCCCGATGCGCACGTATTTCCGTGATAAACAGGTGCATATCAGTGCGGATGTCGTGCATGGAATCTGGCAGTATATCCAGTTCACCGGGGATGACAGTATGCTCGCGGACGGCGGGGCTGAAGTCATCTGGGAGTGTGCGCGCTTCTTCTACTCCTATGCTTACTACAATCCGGTGAAGGAACGTTATGAGATTCTGGATGTGACCGGGCCGGATGAGTACCATGAGCGGGTGAACAATAATGCATTCACTAATGCTCTGGTACAGGAGACTCTGGAAATTGCTCTGCGGACAGCAAGCCTGCTGAAGGACAAATATCCGGCGGTGTATGCGAAGCTGGCTGAGCAGTTTGCCGACGGTCCGTTCCTGGCCGAGTTCACAGCTATGCTGGAGCAGTTCTATGTTCCGCAGCCGGATCCTGACACTCTGGTCATTGAACAGTTTGACCGCTATCTGAAGCTGGAAGAGGTTGCGCTGGCTGACCTGAAATCACGGGTAATTAACAAAAATGAATATTGGGGTGGCGGTAACGGGCTAGCCACGACCACAAGAATACTCAAGCAGGCTGATGTCGTGCTGATGCTGAACCTGTTCAAGGGAAAATTCAGCAAGGAAGTGAAGCAGGCCAACTGGGAATTCTACGAGCCGCGCACCGAGCACGGATCAAGCCTTAGCCCGTGCATCTACGCACTTGTTGCCGCAGATATCGGCTCACCGGACTGGGGATATCCGTATTTCATGCGCACGGCTACGGTGGATCTCACCGGTGAATCGAAGCAGTACGTTGGAGATCTCTACATTGGCGGAACCCATCCGGCTGCGAACGGCGGCGCATGGATGGCTGCAGTGCTCGGTTTCGCAGGCCTGCAGTTTGATGGCTTGACCGCCGTCCTGAATCCGGCGCTGCCGAAGGCCTGGAGGTCTGTGGAGCTGCCGGTTGTGCTGCGCGGCGGCAGCTTCCGGCTGCAGATCAGCCGGGAAGAAATTACCGTTACCGCAGCGCCGGACAACAGTATAGCCGTAGCGTTCACCGGATTCGGCGGCGAGCCGGAGCTGTGCCACCCGGGTATGCAGCTGCGCCTGTGGACTCAAGGTAAAGCGCAAGGGGCTGCTGAGGAGAATGCGGACTCCGGAGTCACGACAATCCGGCAGCAGTGA
- a CDS encoding GNAT family N-acetyltransferase translates to MKLRFQHVHTVEETAEVARLAAEIWREYYVSIITAEQIDYMLGKFQSVPAITHQIQHQGYEYYLIHNGEGSTAGYMSARQEEGKLFLSKFYIGKEYRGRSYASQALAFLEKLCQDRNLTHIWLTVNRDNESSIAVYKRKGFLTLREQIADIGNGFVMDDYIMEKEIPVP, encoded by the coding sequence ATGAAGCTTAGATTTCAACATGTGCATACAGTGGAAGAAACTGCTGAGGTTGCCCGATTGGCGGCAGAAATATGGCGCGAATATTATGTCTCCATTATTACCGCTGAGCAGATCGATTATATGCTTGGAAAGTTCCAATCGGTTCCGGCGATTACGCATCAGATCCAACATCAGGGTTATGAATATTACTTAATCCATAACGGCGAAGGCTCCACGGCCGGGTATATGTCGGCCAGACAAGAGGAAGGAAAGCTCTTCTTGAGCAAGTTTTATATAGGCAAGGAGTACAGGGGGCGCAGCTATGCCAGCCAGGCTTTGGCCTTCCTGGAGAAGTTGTGCCAAGACAGAAACCTGACTCATATTTGGCTAACGGTCAATCGTGATAATGAATCCAGTATTGCAGTCTATAAGAGAAAAGGCTTTCTGACCCTAAGGGAACAAATAGCGGATATCGGAAATGGATTTGTCATGGATGATTATATTATGGAAAAAGAGATTCCGGTCCCCTGA
- a CDS encoding alpha/beta hydrolase, with amino-acid sequence METLLLWPEGAPGALGTSDEDRPAITPYLVEGKQNAAVVICPGGGYGMRADHEGGPVAEWLNTLGISAFVLRYRVAPYKYPSALQDAQRALRTIRFRADEFGIDPDRLGILGFSAGGHLASAAGVLYDLGNPDHQEPLERLSSRPDRLILCYPVISMTEGVTHQGSKTNLLGESPDEELAQRLSSERQVTAETPPTFLWHTSDDASVPLENSLLFAGALSCHHIPFDLHIYAHGMHGIGLGADEPHTRTWTDACASWLELNGYTRA; translated from the coding sequence ATGGAAACGTTGTTGCTATGGCCTGAAGGTGCGCCTGGGGCGCTGGGGACCAGTGATGAGGACCGGCCCGCGATTACACCTTATTTAGTTGAAGGCAAGCAGAATGCCGCCGTTGTGATTTGTCCGGGAGGCGGCTACGGGATGCGTGCCGATCACGAGGGAGGGCCGGTTGCAGAATGGTTGAATACACTCGGGATTTCAGCGTTTGTGCTGCGCTACCGTGTTGCGCCGTATAAATACCCGAGTGCGCTGCAGGATGCGCAAAGAGCGCTGCGCACGATCCGCTTCCGGGCGGATGAATTCGGAATTGACCCGGACCGGCTGGGCATTCTGGGCTTCTCCGCCGGTGGACATCTCGCTTCTGCAGCCGGTGTGCTGTATGATCTCGGGAATCCGGATCATCAGGAGCCGCTCGAACGGCTGTCCAGCCGGCCGGACCGGCTGATTCTGTGCTACCCGGTCATTTCCATGACCGAAGGGGTAACACATCAGGGCTCCAAGACCAACCTGCTGGGTGAGAGCCCCGATGAGGAATTGGCTCAACGTCTAAGCAGCGAACGCCAAGTAACAGCGGAGACTCCGCCAACGTTCCTCTGGCATACGTCGGATGACGCCTCCGTTCCGCTCGAGAACAGCCTGCTGTTCGCAGGAGCACTGAGCTGCCATCATATTCCGTTCGATCTTCACATATATGCACATGGTATGCACGGGATTGGTTTAGGAGCTGATGAGCCACATACACGGACGTGGACCGATGCCTGTGCATCTTGGCTGGAATTGAACGGCTATACCAGAGCGTGA
- a CDS encoding cache domain-containing sensor histidine kinase, with the protein MLSMLIKPIVKLNVKQQLILLFLIMISPILILNSYGNYKAEEILKRHVTNAYVELNKQNFAIINRDIDTVNKITTTVIQNPILQQLNMSGDDPVLERVERYETIEKLLGSYSQGAERGDGIYYSLYVYDPDNYFFFAPNFPQVKKAGVYFFSKGEMPYWFEQVVQQKGHGYLMFTEKLSPQAEDLKTLTYVRAVNNIYRGAGTIGVLVVTKMESKIGESLKSISLPDGEIYLTDMNNRVLASTTNSTGEVIILPEGSEAGDPEGTEDIITDDFIYVVNNNHAFEQKLVYKVPVKALLQQQNEMKRVIQYITVAYALFGLIIITYFWRSLMTPLQKLAFFVRKYEPGNRVPETPRRGSNDEVSVLIASTYDMARRLNSLIMYKYQMEIKQKESQLQLLYQQINPHLLYNTLESIYWKSSLEGNLESAEMIKELSKLMKISLSRGRELITLEEELEHASAYIKLQQHRYDYVFAVIWNIAPETKTNLIPKITLQPLIENAIIHGVKNMDEDGEIIITSVLQDDRILITIEDNGYKQVDYKAIDLVLNDESPNPASGYGIRNINQRVHLHFGPDYGISYAPRAGGGTVVTVRLPKSEIIE; encoded by the coding sequence ATGTTGTCGATGCTTATTAAACCCATCGTTAAGCTGAACGTCAAGCAGCAGCTGATCCTGCTGTTCCTGATTATGATCTCGCCTATCCTGATTCTGAACAGCTACGGCAACTACAAGGCGGAAGAGATTCTCAAGCGCCATGTGACCAATGCCTATGTGGAGCTGAACAAGCAGAATTTCGCCATCATTAACAGAGACATTGATACGGTTAACAAAATAACGACGACCGTCATCCAGAACCCGATCCTGCAGCAGCTGAATATGAGCGGGGATGATCCGGTGCTTGAACGCGTCGAACGGTACGAAACCATTGAGAAGCTGCTGGGCAGCTACTCCCAGGGGGCCGAGCGGGGCGACGGTATTTACTATTCGCTGTACGTGTATGATCCGGACAACTATTTCTTTTTTGCTCCTAATTTCCCGCAGGTGAAGAAGGCGGGGGTTTATTTTTTCTCCAAGGGTGAAATGCCGTATTGGTTCGAGCAGGTGGTGCAGCAGAAAGGCCACGGGTATCTGATGTTCACGGAGAAGCTGAGCCCGCAGGCCGAGGATCTGAAGACCCTCACTTATGTCAGGGCAGTTAATAACATCTACAGAGGTGCAGGAACGATCGGCGTGCTGGTGGTGACCAAGATGGAATCGAAGATCGGCGAGTCGCTGAAATCCATCTCCCTGCCGGACGGGGAAATTTATTTGACGGATATGAACAACCGCGTGCTTGCCTCCACTACGAATTCTACGGGAGAAGTTATCATTTTGCCCGAGGGCTCTGAAGCCGGGGACCCGGAGGGAACCGAGGATATCATCACGGATGACTTCATATATGTAGTCAACAACAATCATGCATTTGAGCAGAAGCTGGTGTATAAGGTTCCGGTCAAGGCGCTGCTCCAGCAGCAGAACGAGATGAAACGTGTCATTCAATACATAACCGTTGCGTATGCGCTGTTTGGGCTGATCATTATCACCTACTTCTGGCGCTCGCTGATGACTCCTTTGCAGAAGCTGGCTTTTTTTGTGCGCAAGTATGAGCCCGGCAACCGCGTTCCCGAGACTCCCCGGAGAGGAAGCAACGATGAAGTAAGTGTGCTGATTGCTTCCACCTATGATATGGCCCGCAGGCTCAACAGCCTGATCATGTACAAATACCAGATGGAGATCAAGCAGAAGGAATCGCAGCTGCAGCTGCTCTATCAGCAGATCAATCCGCATTTGCTGTATAACACCCTGGAGAGTATATATTGGAAAAGCTCGCTGGAAGGCAATCTGGAATCCGCGGAAATGATCAAGGAATTATCCAAGCTGATGAAGATCAGCTTAAGCCGGGGCAGGGAGCTGATCACGCTTGAGGAGGAGCTTGAACATGCCAGTGCGTACATCAAGCTGCAGCAGCACCGGTATGACTATGTGTTTGCCGTCATCTGGAATATCGCGCCGGAAACCAAAACCAATCTGATTCCCAAGATCACCCTGCAGCCGTTAATCGAAAATGCCATTATTCACGGTGTCAAAAATATGGATGAGGACGGCGAAATCATCATCACCTCCGTTCTGCAGGATGACAGGATTCTGATTACCATTGAGGATAACGGCTATAAGCAGGTTGATTATAAGGCTATTGATCTGGTGCTGAATGATGAAAGCCCCAACCCGGCCAGCGGATATGGTATTCGCAATATCAACCAGCGGGTGCATTTACATTTCGGCCCGGATTACGGGATCAGCTATGCGCCGCGTGCCGGCGGAGGAACTGTAGTGACAGTGAGGCTTCCTAAATCAGAGATTATAGAGTAG